A region of Nostoc sp. 'Peltigera membranacea cyanobiont' N6 DNA encodes the following proteins:
- a CDS encoding serine/threonine-protein kinase, which translates to MPIHLRDGRYRILKVLNDGEKPETYLVEDANFPESQFIVKQLRNPSSNPQTLTSLRRLFASKAATLEKLGQEHDRIQKLIAYFEENEEFYIVQEFIPGNPLTDEIIQGQPLREDQLINFLSEILEILVIVHSYGVIHRDIKPANIIRRESDKKLVLVNFGTLNEAITSTVDNLEYMPIEQVNGNVKYNSDLYALGIVAIAALLGLPTNEISNLRTQKNRLTGEIVWQNKNIKISRKLVKIINRMVRFDYRKRYQYATEVLDDLKKLTNVEVEPKQHDKKLLIVLTGIVGSIALGVGVWFLHSPKPVSNAQKQLYQEGVNKYEAGNYEGAVEDFNHVIELDPQNALAYNRRGDAYYRLGDYEQAEADASQALLLNPQDANAYFDRGFAFSELGKYKEAIADYTQAIKLNSEDAYAYYGRGLTRVQLKDNKGAIGDFSKAIALKPQYTEAYLQRGILHRRLRQRLEAIQDFDKVIKINPSDAKAYYQRALTQSLNKQKYAALKDYTDALNINPKYIEAYLNRGDVYSDLGNKVEATEDYNTILRIDPKFIAAYIHRGIHRFSFGDYKGAIEDYTEALKLDPNNIAAYNNRGNAYLELGNKKSANQDYSQAIAINANNALAYYNRGVIRTKQKNKQGAIADFKKAAKLFQQQGEKDSYQDAQREIAILQNNSEPLKTTRPKSGKIEKN; encoded by the coding sequence ATGCCTATTCATTTACGAGATGGACGCTACCGAATACTAAAAGTTCTCAATGATGGGGAAAAGCCAGAAACCTATCTAGTGGAGGATGCTAATTTTCCTGAGAGCCAATTTATAGTAAAACAGTTACGTAATCCTAGTAGCAATCCTCAAACTCTAACCAGCCTACGCCGCTTGTTTGCTAGTAAAGCAGCAACTTTAGAAAAACTAGGGCAGGAACACGATCGAATTCAGAAGCTAATTGCTTACTTTGAAGAAAACGAAGAATTTTATATAGTTCAAGAATTTATCCCTGGTAATCCTTTAACTGACGAAATTATCCAGGGACAACCTCTGAGGGAAGACCAATTAATTAATTTTTTATCAGAGATATTAGAAATTTTGGTGATTGTACATAGCTATGGCGTAATTCATCGGGACATTAAACCAGCAAATATTATTCGTCGGGAATCAGATAAAAAGTTAGTTTTGGTTAATTTTGGGACTTTGAATGAAGCCATCACTAGTACCGTTGATAATCTCGAATATATGCCTATAGAACAAGTTAACGGTAACGTTAAGTATAACAGCGATCTATATGCTTTAGGTATAGTTGCGATCGCAGCACTTCTAGGTTTACCTACAAACGAAATATCTAATTTGCGAACTCAGAAAAATCGGCTGACAGGTGAAATAGTTTGGCAGAACAAAAATATAAAAATCAGCAGAAAATTAGTAAAGATTATTAATAGAATGGTGCGCTTTGACTATCGTAAGCGTTACCAGTATGCAACTGAAGTCTTAGACGATCTGAAAAAGTTAACAAATGTTGAAGTTGAGCCAAAACAGCACGATAAAAAATTATTAATAGTTTTGACCGGGATAGTTGGCTCGATCGCACTTGGGGTAGGAGTATGGTTTTTGCATTCGCCAAAACCTGTAAGTAATGCTCAAAAACAATTATATCAAGAAGGAGTAAATAAATATGAGGCAGGAAACTATGAAGGGGCAGTTGAAGATTTCAATCACGTTATTGAACTAGATCCACAAAACGCTTTGGCTTATAATAGGCGAGGCGATGCTTATTATCGATTAGGAGACTACGAGCAAGCAGAAGCAGACGCGAGTCAAGCCCTTTTACTTAATCCTCAAGATGCTAATGCCTATTTTGACCGAGGGTTTGCTTTTTCGGAATTAGGCAAATATAAAGAAGCGATCGCAGACTATACCCAAGCGATTAAGTTAAATTCTGAGGATGCTTATGCTTACTATGGCCGGGGGTTAACCCGCGTTCAACTGAAGGATAATAAAGGGGCGATTGGAGATTTTAGCAAAGCGATCGCTCTCAAACCCCAGTATACTGAAGCCTACTTACAGCGAGGTATTCTCCACCGTCGCCTCCGACAAAGACTTGAAGCAATCCAAGATTTTGATAAAGTAATTAAGATTAATCCTAGTGATGCCAAAGCTTATTATCAAAGGGCTTTAACTCAATCTCTCAATAAACAAAAATATGCAGCACTTAAAGATTATACCGATGCACTTAACATCAATCCCAAATATATAGAAGCCTATCTTAATCGCGGTGATGTTTATAGCGATCTAGGAAATAAAGTCGAAGCGACTGAAGATTACAATACTATTTTACGGATCGATCCTAAATTTATTGCCGCTTATATCCATAGAGGTATACATCGCTTTTCTTTCGGAGATTATAAGGGTGCTATTGAAGATTATACCGAAGCTCTGAAACTAGATCCTAATAATATAGCAGCTTACAATAACCGTGGTAACGCCTATCTCGAACTAGGAAATAAAAAATCTGCCAATCAGGATTATTCACAAGCGATCGCAATTAATGCTAACAACGCCTTAGCCTACTATAACCGGGGTGTGATTCGCACCAAGCAGAAAAATAAACAGGGTGCGATCGCAGATTTCAAAAAAGCTGCCAAACTGTTCCAACAGCAAGGCGAAAAAGATAGTTATCAAGATGCACAGAGAGAAATTGCAATTTTGCAAAATAATTCAGAACCACTGAAAACTACTCGCCCTAAATCGGGGAAAATAGAAAAAAATTGA
- a CDS encoding magnesium transporter CorA family protein: MLILLTFYPDHLEIFTHRDVDIVLKRIDGSHNIWLRCIHFRDRTGTAKIIKHFQLNPSRVNMIFNHSPLGIDEDIEDCLFDSYEILTAQIKNHEFEVARGNIVVGKNFILTFEITELKVLSILVNNLQKRPLDVNELGIDYIFYLIFKEILNNYHTVFEYISRKLDDLEDEVLDDSGDESTYQRIATMRQSTRSGRRNFQSIKSLMAIMDYEDFRWIAQPVKELFKEELVYQVDKLWQEYQALRAWMSELMEIQRDNIASKTGERINRLTILSTIFLPITFMSGFYGMNFKYMPELEQPWSYPVVICVMASIVIGSILYAKRQRWL; this comes from the coding sequence ATGTTAATTCTCCTCACTTTTTATCCAGATCATCTGGAAATATTCACCCATCGAGATGTCGATATAGTACTGAAAAGAATTGATGGTTCTCACAATATTTGGTTGCGCTGTATTCACTTCCGCGATCGCACTGGAACAGCTAAAATTATCAAGCACTTTCAACTCAATCCATCTCGGGTTAACATGATTTTTAACCATTCACCTTTAGGAATTGATGAAGATATAGAAGATTGTTTATTTGACAGCTATGAAATTCTAACTGCTCAAATAAAAAATCATGAATTTGAGGTTGCACGTGGTAACATTGTAGTTGGGAAAAATTTTATTCTCACATTTGAAATTACTGAACTCAAAGTTTTAAGTATTCTAGTTAATAATCTACAAAAACGCCCTCTTGATGTTAATGAGTTGGGAATTGACTATATTTTTTATCTCATTTTTAAAGAAATTTTGAATAATTATCATACTGTATTTGAATATATTTCTAGAAAACTTGATGATTTAGAAGATGAAGTTTTAGATGATTCTGGTGATGAATCAACGTACCAAAGAATTGCCACAATGAGACAATCTACTCGTTCAGGACGGCGTAATTTTCAAAGCATTAAGTCACTTATGGCTATTATGGATTACGAAGATTTCCGATGGATTGCCCAGCCAGTCAAAGAACTATTCAAAGAAGAATTGGTTTATCAAGTTGATAAATTATGGCAAGAATATCAAGCTTTGAGAGCCTGGATGTCAGAATTAATGGAAATTCAACGCGATAATATTGCTAGCAAAACTGGCGAACGAATTAATCGTCTGACTATCCTCTCTACCATATTCTTACCAATTACCTTCATGTCTGGTTTCTATGGTATGAACTTCAAATATATGCCGGAATTAGAGCAACCTTGGTCTTATCCTGTTGTAATCTGTGTGATGGCATCAATTGTGATTGGTAGTATTCTCTATGCTAAAAGACAACGTTGGTTATAG
- a CDS encoding acyl-CoA synthetase, with the protein MNLPLIIRAEEHSEKIAITTTDGSFTYRDLLHTSSQIATNILQNAEDLQEERVAFLIPPGFEYVATQWGIWRAGGIAVPLCVSHPRPELEYVITNSEASIIVAHPNFESILRSLAEEHNLRFILTSETLPSHVTRLPEINITRRALILYTSGTTGKPKGVVTTHQNIQAQVTSLIAAWEWTSSDSPAETLRDRILHILPLHHIHGIINVLTCALWAGAECHLLSKFDTETVWRRICDGDLTLFMAVPTIYVKLIAAWENASKERQKTMSEGCAKMRLMVSGSAALPVQVLEKWQSISSHFLLERYGMTEIGMALSNPLHGERLAGYVGKPLPEVEVRLVDENGHLVPGGTPGEIQVRGPGVFLEYWQNPEATAKAFQDGWFCTGDTAVVEDENYRILGRMSVDIIKTGGYKVSALEIEEVLRSHPDIQECAVVGVADIEWGERVCAALVLQGLQPLTLESFRSWAKERLAVYKVPTQILIVEELPRNAMGKVTKPTVVELFC; encoded by the coding sequence GTGAATCTACCATTGATTATTCGTGCTGAAGAACACAGCGAGAAAATAGCCATTACTACAACGGATGGATCGTTTACCTATCGGGATTTGCTCCACACTTCCAGTCAAATAGCAACAAATATTCTTCAAAATGCAGAAGATTTACAAGAGGAGCGAGTTGCCTTTCTCATCCCGCCTGGATTTGAGTATGTAGCCACTCAATGGGGAATTTGGCGTGCTGGTGGCATAGCTGTACCTCTGTGTGTTTCCCACCCGCGCCCAGAATTGGAGTATGTAATTACCAATTCTGAAGCATCGATTATTGTTGCTCATCCCAATTTTGAAAGTATACTGCGATCGCTCGCCGAAGAACACAATTTGCGATTTATCCTCACCTCAGAAACACTCCCATCTCATGTTACTCGTCTCCCAGAGATTAATATAACTAGACGCGCCTTAATTCTCTACACTAGCGGTACAACAGGTAAACCCAAGGGTGTGGTTACAACCCATCAAAATATTCAAGCGCAAGTGACTAGTTTGATCGCTGCTTGGGAATGGACATCTAGCGATTCTCCTGCGGAGACGCTGCGCGATCGCATTTTACATATATTGCCACTACATCATATTCATGGAATTATTAACGTACTGACTTGTGCTTTATGGGCTGGGGCGGAGTGTCATCTGTTGAGCAAGTTTGATACCGAAACCGTTTGGAGGCGAATTTGTGACGGTGACTTAACCCTATTTATGGCAGTACCAACGATTTATGTAAAGCTCATTGCTGCTTGGGAAAATGCCTCTAAAGAACGTCAAAAAACCATGTCAGAAGGCTGTGCTAAGATGCGTCTAATGGTTTCTGGTTCAGCAGCCTTACCAGTTCAAGTTTTAGAAAAATGGCAGAGTATTAGCAGCCATTTTCTGCTTGAGCGATATGGGATGACGGAAATTGGCATGGCACTATCGAACCCTTTACACGGTGAACGATTGGCTGGATATGTAGGAAAGCCTCTACCTGAAGTTGAAGTCAGATTAGTAGATGAGAATGGGCACTTAGTCCCAGGCGGAACGCCAGGAGAAATCCAAGTTAGAGGGCCTGGAGTGTTTCTCGAATATTGGCAAAACCCTGAAGCAACCGCCAAAGCCTTCCAAGATGGCTGGTTCTGTACTGGAGATACCGCCGTAGTTGAGGATGAGAATTACCGTATTCTGGGACGAATGAGTGTGGATATCATCAAAACCGGAGGGTATAAAGTTTCAGCTTTAGAAATTGAAGAAGTATTGCGATCGCATCCAGATATTCAAGAATGTGCAGTGGTTGGGGTTGCAGATATAGAGTGGGGCGAACGGGTTTGCGCTGCATTAGTATTGCAAGGGTTACAACCTTTGACATTAGAATCTTTCAGGAGTTGGGCAAAAGAGCGATTGGCGGTTTATAAAGTGCCAACCCAAATTTTGATAGTTGAAGAATTACCGCGCAACGCTATGGGGAAAGTGACTAAGCCGACAGTGGTTGAACTATTTTGCTGA
- a CDS encoding DUF6615 family protein: MDSGNHQPFYQVLERSLCQLGNTKAANQFLHFYIFLYMRPTLCDTFRSLSFLTWDMLAKGRSVDCQIGEETLTDINILELKIRHSSEIYTRTFSTTQEGSEGADWEWWFTGSSKKWIGFRVQAKVIDFETNSFEHLHYQNKNNPLSQCQILIQRAVESSSRLIPLYCLYSNWNNSPQFTSRYANYYPVQESYGCSILSAFAVRYLQSKKRKPANFKVLRPYMTPWDGLVCCYGDRASDLPHKVLENWKKFIRPIEIDILDGLDETIYHELDGKLKHYRRIYDDIQLIDNPPEHVQLLLKNELVDQPDPNLRSLTVFQERDEPIEIDW, from the coding sequence ATGGATAGCGGAAATCACCAACCATTTTATCAAGTTCTTGAGCGATCGCTTTGCCAACTAGGGAATACTAAAGCTGCCAATCAATTTTTACATTTTTACATCTTTTTGTATATGCGTCCAACTCTATGTGATACTTTCAGAAGCCTTTCCTTTTTAACATGGGATATGCTCGCCAAAGGGCGTTCTGTCGATTGTCAGATTGGAGAAGAAACTTTAACAGATATAAATATTCTTGAGCTAAAAATTAGGCATTCGTCTGAAATTTACACTCGCACATTTAGTACAACTCAAGAAGGGTCAGAAGGTGCTGATTGGGAGTGGTGGTTTACTGGTTCTAGTAAAAAATGGATAGGTTTTCGAGTGCAAGCTAAAGTGATAGATTTTGAAACAAACTCTTTCGAGCATCTTCATTACCAAAATAAGAATAATCCACTATCTCAATGTCAAATTCTCATACAACGTGCTGTAGAGAGTTCATCTCGACTTATTCCTTTGTACTGCCTTTACTCAAACTGGAATAATTCACCTCAATTTACTTCGAGGTATGCGAATTACTATCCTGTACAGGAGAGCTATGGTTGTTCAATTCTCTCTGCTTTTGCAGTTCGCTATTTACAAAGTAAGAAAAGAAAACCAGCAAATTTTAAAGTTTTACGCCCATACATGACTCCTTGGGATGGCTTAGTATGTTGTTATGGAGATAGAGCCTCTGATTTACCACATAAAGTTCTTGAGAATTGGAAAAAATTTATCCGTCCAATAGAGATAGACATTCTTGATGGACTTGATGAAACTATTTATCATGAGTTGGATGGTAAGCTAAAACATTATCGAAGGATTTATGATGACATTCAGTTAATAGATAACCCACCTGAACATGTACAGCTACTACTTAAAAACGAGTTAGTAGATCAACCTGACCCAAATTTGCGATCGCTCACGGTATTTCAAGAACGGGACGAACCAATAGAAATAGACTGGTAA
- a CDS encoding DUF1796 family putative cysteine peptidase encodes MYRFQITAYTQTGESISVVGSTPELGVWDINKCVHLRTSGDRYPLWWADIDIQESGGQQRVEYKYVLLDANGNAQWESLLDTNRWIPIDSKDRSSTIIVDDGAFGYLQPYPFGYIEKSAVKMPVEEGADRLKIVVIGSSVALGHKAWFLKGWVWLLAEALQQKYGHQLVNVSEVGANVSRTIARFGSVVTPEQPDIVIIALSLGNEGLAYCPPNERRTVQRRFESGLQQLVKITRDIGAIPILGSVYPNGDYSLEHYWLLRDTHKRMRSWDVTVLDWLAAVDDGQGRWKAGISFDPAHPNTVGHSLMFQQIDQHLFDIDKDELAKEKQRCRQPNEFPIYFDNAGFHISVCIEEKHLRIVNPSQYSYTIAPYWQELQTALQSKAGLISGIYIAKNTQTGMIPFLAVEDGAIATTVNILPGADLEYSAAFNLFSPNNSQVLFYDGHLGILQADKQHLWIINESDNEYNIQPMWTEVCNALKAMPSGVYEDPLYPDAPFRTMMIGKDGLESRVKAPPKSAVFFQYKCKLADISRVAILPLGDRCAVRMMLYKMEYDGPAFPFDLTRTTNIADVADAIAHGFDDMWNPAFLHYSPDAGRIYHGKWSGLSFAHEVEETDDPTNDMSPVHERMRVRYTARSERFWYALQHCDKVLFVRTGISDRGGAIDLVNKLEKQCHGKPFHLLLLSPQSDDEFLDLPNVLHYNVEFNPDRMYENLGHWMYCTEVMRGILESLGVSSKNLFWCPPKIPKGWEIR; translated from the coding sequence ATGTATCGATTCCAGATAACTGCATACACGCAAACAGGTGAATCCATAAGTGTCGTCGGTTCTACTCCAGAGTTGGGAGTGTGGGACATCAACAAATGTGTCCACCTGCGGACAAGTGGCGATCGCTATCCTTTATGGTGGGCAGATATTGACATTCAAGAGTCAGGCGGTCAGCAGAGAGTTGAATACAAGTATGTGCTACTCGATGCCAACGGCAACGCCCAATGGGAGAGCTTATTAGATACAAATCGATGGATACCTATTGACTCTAAAGATCGTTCCAGCACGATTATTGTGGATGATGGTGCATTCGGTTATTTACAGCCTTACCCATTTGGATACATTGAGAAATCGGCTGTCAAGATGCCCGTGGAAGAAGGGGCTGACAGACTCAAAATTGTGGTCATTGGTAGTTCCGTCGCATTAGGTCATAAAGCTTGGTTTTTGAAAGGTTGGGTCTGGTTGTTGGCAGAGGCTTTACAGCAAAAATATGGGCATCAACTCGTGAATGTGTCGGAAGTGGGGGCGAATGTCAGCAGAACCATCGCTCGATTTGGCTCAGTTGTCACCCCAGAACAACCGGATATTGTAATCATTGCTTTGTCTCTGGGCAACGAAGGGTTAGCCTACTGTCCCCCTAACGAACGCCGCACAGTACAACGGCGGTTTGAAAGTGGCTTGCAGCAGCTGGTGAAAATTACGCGCGATATTGGAGCAATTCCGATTCTGGGCAGTGTCTATCCCAATGGTGACTATTCTTTGGAACATTACTGGCTGCTTCGAGATACACACAAGCGGATGCGAAGTTGGGATGTAACTGTACTAGATTGGTTGGCAGCTGTGGATGATGGCCAAGGACGATGGAAAGCAGGAATATCCTTCGATCCGGCTCACCCGAACACTGTCGGCCACAGCCTGATGTTTCAGCAGATCGACCAGCACCTATTCGACATCGACAAAGACGAATTGGCAAAGGAAAAACAACGCTGCCGGCAACCGAATGAATTTCCCATCTACTTTGACAATGCCGGCTTTCATATCTCTGTCTGTATTGAAGAAAAGCATTTACGGATTGTTAATCCATCACAATACAGCTATACCATCGCTCCCTATTGGCAGGAACTACAAACTGCACTGCAAAGTAAGGCTGGATTGATATCAGGTATTTACATTGCGAAGAATACCCAGACGGGGATGATCCCTTTCTTGGCTGTAGAGGATGGCGCGATCGCAACTACAGTAAATATTCTCCCTGGTGCAGACTTAGAATATAGCGCCGCCTTCAATCTCTTTTCGCCAAATAACTCACAAGTTTTGTTCTATGACGGACATCTGGGGATTTTGCAAGCGGACAAACAACACCTCTGGATAATCAACGAATCAGACAATGAGTACAATATCCAGCCGATGTGGACGGAGGTTTGCAACGCACTTAAAGCCATGCCATCAGGTGTCTACGAAGATCCACTTTATCCTGATGCCCCGTTTCGTACCATGATGATTGGTAAGGATGGGCTAGAAAGCCGGGTGAAAGCACCACCTAAGTCTGCGGTGTTTTTCCAATACAAATGTAAATTAGCGGATATCAGCCGTGTGGCTATTCTTCCCCTTGGCGATCGCTGTGCTGTCCGCATGATGCTATATAAGATGGAGTACGATGGCCCCGCCTTTCCCTTCGATCTAACGCGCACCACCAATATTGCAGATGTTGCAGATGCGATCGCACACGGTTTTGATGATATGTGGAATCCTGCTTTTCTGCATTACAGCCCCGATGCAGGTAGAATTTACCACGGTAAATGGTCGGGTTTATCCTTTGCCCATGAAGTTGAGGAGACAGACGATCCCACGAACGATATGTCTCCCGTCCATGAACGGATGCGCGTTCGCTACACGGCACGTTCTGAAAGGTTTTGGTACGCATTGCAACACTGTGACAAAGTACTTTTCGTCCGTACAGGAATTAGCGATCGCGGTGGTGCGATCGATCTGGTAAACAAGCTAGAAAAACAATGCCACGGGAAGCCATTTCATCTCTTGCTTCTTTCTCCCCAAAGCGATGATGAGTTTTTAGACCTTCCCAATGTGCTGCATTACAATGTCGAGTTTAATCCCGATCGCATGTATGAAAATTTGGGACACTGGATGTACTGCACAGAAGTCATGCGAGGAATTCTGGAATCCCTTGGGGTGTCTAGTAAAAACCTCTTTTGGTGTCCACCTAAAATACCGAAGGGGTGGGAAATTAGGTAG
- a CDS encoding AAA-like domain-containing protein → MERFPKGRQSRTPDNLYPRFPTTPGGQMSLDSVLYIDRPILESLCYEAIQQPGALLNIRAPKQMGKTSLMTRILAYSETIGDRTVSVNLQLANDEILQNLDRFLKWFCARVSKQLDLPNEIANFWDNSLGSKSNATDYFQDVILTNLDRGVSSRENSPLVIAIDELNQLFAYSDIASEFLQLLRTWSEQAKEDNADINPWHKLRLVTIHSTEILMPPSIALSLLNTGLMIELPEFTPAQVQDLAYRYEQEIAAPQTQRLIALLGGHPYRLQLAFFCLQQQTITLEELLENSAIAAAIYADHLEQQWWNLQRYPDLLRSFTEIVRQSSPVDCEAVQASQLHKMGLVHFHDMKARLACELFRPFFCDRLR, encoded by the coding sequence ATGGAACGATTCCCGAAGGGACGGCAGAGCCGAACGCCAGACAATCTGTACCCTCGTTTCCCAACTACACCAGGAGGACAGATGTCCCTGGATTCAGTCTTGTACATTGACCGTCCCATCCTCGAATCTCTCTGTTACGAAGCCATCCAGCAACCCGGTGCGCTACTCAACATCCGCGCCCCCAAGCAAATGGGCAAAACCTCCCTAATGACCCGCATCCTGGCTTATTCTGAAACTATTGGCGATCGCACTGTTTCTGTGAACTTGCAACTTGCCAATGACGAGATTTTACAAAACCTAGATCGCTTCCTAAAATGGTTCTGTGCCAGAGTCAGCAAGCAGTTAGACTTGCCAAATGAGATTGCTAATTTTTGGGATAACTCCTTGGGTAGCAAATCAAATGCTACTGATTATTTCCAGGATGTCATCTTAACCAACCTCGATCGAGGAGTCTCTTCAAGGGAGAATTCCCCATTAGTCATTGCGATCGATGAACTCAACCAACTTTTTGCCTACTCCGACATTGCCAGTGAATTTCTCCAACTTCTGCGAACTTGGTCGGAGCAAGCCAAAGAAGACAATGCAGACATTAATCCTTGGCACAAGCTGCGACTGGTGACGATTCATTCTACTGAAATCCTGATGCCTCCCTCAATCGCTCTCTCTCTCTTGAATACTGGGCTGATGATTGAGTTACCTGAGTTTACACCTGCTCAGGTGCAGGATTTAGCATATCGGTACGAACAAGAGATCGCCGCACCACAAACCCAGCGTCTAATCGCTCTGTTAGGGGGACATCCCTATAGGTTACAGTTAGCATTTTTTTGTCTACAACAGCAGACAATAACCCTAGAAGAACTGTTAGAAAATTCTGCGATCGCCGCCGCCATCTATGCAGACCATCTAGAACAACAATGGTGGAACCTGCAACGCTATCCCGATTTATTGCGATCGTTTACAGAAATTGTCAGGCAATCAAGTCCTGTAGATTGCGAGGCTGTGCAAGCCTCCCAGTTGCACAAAATGGGATTAGTGCATTTCCATGATATGAAGGCAAGGCTTGCCTGTGAGTTATTTCGTCCGTTTTTTTGCGATCGCCTGCGGTAA
- a CDS encoding biliverdin-producing heme oxygenase, giving the protein MSSNLAIKLRSGTQQAHASAENVGFMKCFLQGVVDRDCFAKFLSNLYYVYSELEAALDSHLKHPVISAVYFPELNRQSSLEKDMVFYYGDNWREQITPSSATQKYIDRIREISASEPALLLGHTYTRYMGDLSGGQMLQKVAQSALKLSGYQGTSFYNFEQIPDKKAFKDKYRQALNALPVDDITAERIVAEANNAFGFNLQMAQELERSLIKALGQVLFNSLTRSQNSGSTEIAAAN; this is encoded by the coding sequence ATGAGTAGCAATCTCGCCATCAAACTGCGTTCTGGAACTCAACAAGCCCACGCATCAGCAGAAAATGTGGGATTTATGAAATGTTTTTTGCAAGGAGTTGTAGATAGAGACTGCTTCGCCAAATTTTTAAGCAACTTGTATTATGTCTACAGCGAACTAGAAGCGGCATTAGATAGCCATCTAAAGCATCCTGTGATTAGTGCAGTTTACTTTCCTGAACTTAATCGCCAATCCTCGCTCGAAAAAGATATGGTGTTCTATTATGGGGATAATTGGAGGGAGCAAATTACACCCTCATCCGCTACCCAAAAGTACATTGACCGCATTCGGGAAATTTCTGCTAGTGAACCAGCCTTATTGCTAGGTCATACCTACACTCGCTACATGGGCGATCTTTCTGGGGGTCAAATGCTACAAAAAGTTGCTCAGTCAGCCCTAAAGCTTTCTGGCTACCAAGGCACGTCCTTTTACAATTTTGAGCAAATTCCTGACAAAAAGGCATTTAAGGATAAGTATCGTCAGGCATTAAATGCATTACCCGTTGATGATATAACAGCAGAACGGATTGTTGCAGAAGCTAATAATGCCTTTGGGTTCAATTTGCAGATGGCTCAAGAGTTAGAGAGAAGTTTAATTAAAGCACTCGGCCAAGTCCTGTTTAATAGTCTAACTCGTTCTCAAAATTCAGGTAGCACTGAAATAGCTGCGGCTAATTAA